A window of Zingiber officinale cultivar Zhangliang chromosome 5A, Zo_v1.1, whole genome shotgun sequence contains these coding sequences:
- the LOC121982976 gene encoding uncharacterized protein LOC121982976 — MGSVWVSYAPAKKDSDADRTPARPGVGDGDGDGSHTHAVDKRQLLPVNEDLVLQRSRTLTPPPIGDGGGAHHYAIDKSQLPEDGALRSKGSGALTKPPINDGGGAHHNAIDESQPPADGASRSDLSGAPTTPPINENQSPTDEASRSELIGTPTKPPTKDGGGASHNVINESQKPADEALRSKHSRTPTSPPPKDGSGAHHHANNNSQSPTNGVLRSNRPRTPPPPPINDGRGARHH; from the exons ATGGGATCAGTTTGG GTTAGTTATGCACCGGCGAAGAAGGACTCGGATGCCGACAGAACTCCGGCCCGACCGGGAGTCGGCGATGGCGATGGCGATGGATCCCATACTCATGCTGTCGACAAACGGCAGCTGCTGCCGGTAAATGAAGATTTGGTACTTCAACGCTCGAGAACCCTGACTCCGCCGCCGATCGGTGACGGCGGTGGAGCTCATCATTATGCAATCGACAAGAGCCAACTGCCAGAGGATGGAGCATTGAGATCCAAGGGCTCAGGAGCTCTGACTAAGCCACCGATCAATGACGGTGGTGGAGCTCATCATAATGCAATCGACGAGAGCCAACCGCCGGCGGATGGAGCGTCTAGATCCGATCTCTCAGGAGCTCCGACTACGCCACCTATCAATGAGAACCAATCACCAACGGATGAAGCCTCGAGATCCGAGCTCATAGGAACTCCGACTAAACCACCAACTAAAGACGGCGGTGGAGCTAGTCATAATGTCATAAACGAGAGCCAAAAACCCGCGGATGAAGCCTTGAGATCCAAACACTCGAGAACGCCGACTTCACCGCCGCCCAAAGACGGAAGTGGAGCACATCATCATGCAAATAACAACAGCCAGTCTCCGACGAATGGAGTCTTGAGATCCAACCGCCCAAGAACTCCGCCTCCGCCGCCAATCAATGACGGCCGTGGTGCTCGTCATCATTGa